DNA sequence from the Aphelocoma coerulescens isolate FSJ_1873_10779 chromosome 27, UR_Acoe_1.0, whole genome shotgun sequence genome:
tgcgggAAGGCGCGCGCGGCTGACTCATCCCGGAGCAGCAAAATAGGGATCCGCTCCCGCCGGGATTTCCCTTCCCGCTGCCCCACAGGGGCCGGCCGGGTGTGTCCGTGGATTCATTCAGGTCCGGGACGTTTcctaaatgatttttttcccgTCCCGTGGGAGCGGGATCAGGGGTGGAGCCGGGAATTCCAGACCCCGCGGCTCAGCCGGGCTGCCTGAGCTCTGGTTTCTTGGGTTGGGATCTCCTTTTCCGGATCCCAAGGGGAGAGCAGCGCTGCACTGGGATTTTGTGGGGTGCCCCGCAGCCCTCGGGGGCCGGCGTTGGGAATCCCAGCCGGGATTCAATCCCGAAAGAACGCCGGCTCCGCTCTTAGGGCCCATTTTGATCCCATTCGTCGCGGgtttggaggagcaggagcagctcctgcagccgcaTCTCGGGGATGCTCCGAGCTCCCGCGGGGAGGTGGGGCTGGGATTGTCCAGCTGATCCATGGATCAGCGTTTTCCTTAGAAATTCCATAGGAATGGCCCCGCTGGGCTCTGTCCTGCCCTGAGTGgagggggggacaccgggacggGGAGGCTCCGGTTGAGTTTTCCAGGGATTTGGAGCAGCAGGATGGATCCAGGGAGAGCCGGGGGATGCGGGGAGGGGGGaactgctgcaggagctctgctgAGGGGAATTCCGTCCTGGGAGCCTTTCCCGTTGCACAGATCCCAATCCCTTGGGCCCAGAGGAGCTTTTCGGGGCAGTTCtgctccccgtgtccccacagctccctgccccgctgTCCCCCGGCCATCCCAGGGCTCTTTCCCTGCCTCTCAGCCCCACGGACTCTCTCTAAGGCTCAATCCCGAATTATTTTCTCCCTGCTGGCAGTGACCAAGCAGGGACCGTAATTCCAGCTCCTCTTTCATGtttaatcccatttttttccgtCTCTCCCGCTTTGGAAGCcgctcccagcctggctgtggcatTATTTGGCTCTAGATGATGTCTGTAAATAAACCCTCAAGTTCGGATGGGTTTTTCAGCAAAGAAACCTCCAGGGTGTGGTTCCAGGCCTCACCAAAAGGGATTTTTCCAAGATTTCCAGCCCAGGTTTCATCCCAGGCTCCGtttccctgtgccaggtgcCGCTGCAGCCGCggttttttatttcagcagaGTCATGGATCGTGTTTGTGCCCAAAATAGTTGGAAGCCGGGCTCCAATCCAGccaaattccccacagatcacCTTCAGTGCAGAACTCTTCCTGTTGCCGGGCTGGTGACAAATCACCGCTGCTCAGCTCGAATTCCCAGTGGGATATTCCTGAATTCCCAGCCATCAGGGTGATTTTCTGGGAGGTTTCCCCTCACCGTGGACCATCAGGGGTCGGCAGAATTCCGGGTTTGGAAGCCGGGACCTGCCTTGGCACATCCTGCCAGGTGTCATTCCAGGATAATCGCTCGGTCAGAAGGAACACCCCAAACTAGTTACTCTAGCTGGGAGGAAATCGGGGATTTTGGAGCAGGGCCGCTGTTCCCGGTTTTTTTGCTGTTCCCGGGGTCTTCTGCTGTTCCCGGGTTTTTCGctcttcctggggttttttgctgttcCCGGGTTTTTCTGCTGTTCCCGGGTTTTTCGCTGTTCCCGGGGTCTTCTGctgtttctggggttttttgctgttcCTGGGGTTTTCTCTGTTCCCGGGCTTTTCGCTGTTCCCGGGTTTTTCTGCTGTTCCCCCGCTGCCCTCACGGGGAATTAGGAGGGATCAGAGGCATTAAGCGGGCTCTGCTCTCCTTTAATTCCTCTCTCCTGGAACAGAAGGTCCTGAGCGCGGGAGTATCCAGGGAAAACCCCAAGGAttcaccacattccctcttttcTGTGGTTCGCAGCCCTCAGCCCGCGGTGCCGGCCGGGGATGCTCCTGCCATGAGGAGGTGCTGCGAGGGCGTGGGGCTGCCATGCCTGTTTAAGGTCAGTGCCGCTGtcccctgcctgtccccaggtgACCTCTGCCACGTCCTCTGTCCTCGGGGAGGGCAGGGATTGGGTCCCCATCCTGCAAAACTCCACCCTGGAGCAGCCGGGAAGGGCCGAGGGGAGCGGGGGGCTTGggctggggtgattttgggttcGTGGGgtatcctgagctgggagggatccCTGAGGATCAGCCagtgcaccccaaaatcccatcctgtgCATccccaaacactcctggagctctgtcagCCTCGGGAATGTGCCCGTTCCCTGAGGAGCTGTTCCCGTGCTTATTCcaccctctggatgaagaactttcccctaaaatcccacccaacgctccctggcacagctccagccgctccctgctcccactggggcagctgcagggcccatccctggggagctgcagtgggGGATGGAGCAAAAATcaacctgtggggctggggagagccAGGGCGGCCCCGGGACGCGTCCCTGCCGCAGAGGTGGCACAGGAGAGGCTGGGCTGCTGCCCCCACACCAGGCCCAGGTGTGCTGGGTCAAAGGTCGGGCTGGATGATCCGGGAGCTCTTTCCCAACCCCGGTAATTCCCGGATCCAGtgagctctgccctgctccctcGGAGGCACAGTGACCTCCTTGCCTGGGGCCGGGATTAGCCCGGCAGATCGATCCCTTTACTGGCAGGATGAAGGTTTAGGGCCGGGCACGGGGGATTAATCCCCCCCCAGGCCCAGCTGGGCTAATCAGCCCGGGCTGAGGTggccccggggcggggccggcccggTGGCCCGGCGGTGACCGCCACGTCCCGATAACGGCGAGCTCTGTCCTCCCCCGGCAGGGCGTGGGAATGGCCGGCGCCCGGCCGCCCCGGTTCCTGCTGGTGTTCGACTTCGACGAGACCATTGTGGACGAGAACAGCGACGACTCCGTGGTGCGGGGCCGGGCGCTGCCGGAGCAGCTCCGCCAGAGCCCCCGCGAGGGCTCCTACAACGAGCACATGCAGCGCGTGCTGGCCTTCCTGGGCGAGCAGGGCCTGCGCGCCGCCGACTTCAGGGCCGTCTACGAGAGCATCCCGCTGTCCCCCGGCATGGCCGAGCTCTTCCAGTTCCTCTCCAAGCACCACGAGCTCTTCGAGGTCATCCTCATCTCCGACGCCAACATGTTCGGCATCGAGGCCAAGCTGCGGGCGGCCGGCGTGCGCTCGCTGTTCCGCAAGATCTTCAGCAACCCGGCCAGCTTCGACCGCCGGGGCTTCCTCACGCTGGGGCCCTACCACAGCCACAAGTGCCTTCAGTGCCCGGCCAACATGTGCAAGAGGAAGATCCTCACGGAATACCTGGCGGAGAGGGCGCAGGAGGAGGTGGAGTTCCAGCGCGTCTTCTACGTGGGGGACGGAGCCAACGATTTCTGCCCCTCCGGGACTCTGACGGCGGCGGACGTGGCGTTCCCGAGGAAGGGCTACCCCATGCACAGGATGATCCAGGAGATCCAGGAGAAGCAGCCTGGAGCCTTCCAGGCCGCCGTGGTCCCGTGGGAGTCGGCCACGGAGGTGGCGCGgtacctgcaggagctgctcaagAAGAAGTGCTGAGGGCGGCTCCGAGGGCTCCGCGCCCCGCACGCGGCTGGGAAGGGGAGCCCGGGGCTCACGGCCCCCCGTGCACGCACTGCTCGCTTGGCCCCGCTCCTGGGATgtttccctgcctttcccagctcctttccCTGGTGAATAAAGCACTTTCTGCCggcccctctccctgccctgccgcGGGGTGACGGAGCCGCGGCCACGGCCGGACCCCGCGCCCTTTGCCAGCACcgatggggattttttggtggagTTGttgcttcctttcccttttgacCTCAAAAGAGAATTCCTAAAAATTCAGAAGCCAGTTTTCCCTGTGGGCTGGGCAcatccttcctcctgcccccggcctggctgccctcctggccacgTAAGGAGCTTGCCCCGGGCTCCTTCCCCCTTCCTGAGCCCACCGGGAATTCGGTCTGGGAAATCCCGGCTCCCTGGCCCTCCACACCCCACCCTGCGGGCAGCCGAGCCTTTCACTGGGGTTCACTGTCCCCTGGCACTTGATTCTCTCGATAAAACGTGCCTGGAGCATCAGGAAAGCTTTGGAAAGGTGGCAGAGCCTCTCCCACCCGCTGGCACAGGAACCGCATCCCGCTGTGGGGAGCAGGACCTCGCCTCGCCActtccatccctgctcctctcccgggctgaggtgtccccgtgtccccagcaggTCCCTCCCTGCCCCGAGCCCTTTCCAGGCGTGTCCCCGTCCT
Encoded proteins:
- the PHOSPHO1 gene encoding phosphoethanolamine/phosphocholine phosphatase, with amino-acid sequence MRRCCEGVGLPCLFKGVGMAGARPPRFLLVFDFDETIVDENSDDSVVRGRALPEQLRQSPREGSYNEHMQRVLAFLGEQGLRAADFRAVYESIPLSPGMAELFQFLSKHHELFEVILISDANMFGIEAKLRAAGVRSLFRKIFSNPASFDRRGFLTLGPYHSHKCLQCPANMCKRKILTEYLAERAQEEVEFQRVFYVGDGANDFCPSGTLTAADVAFPRKGYPMHRMIQEIQEKQPGAFQAAVVPWESATEVARYLQELLKKKC